A genome region from Triticum aestivum cultivar Chinese Spring chromosome 2B, IWGSC CS RefSeq v2.1, whole genome shotgun sequence includes the following:
- the LOC123045643 gene encoding chlorophyll a-b binding protein CP24 10B, chloroplastic, translating into MAPAPHWPALYPSYHPRISPPTSCGCRAPQRHDLTSKPSWHPANPARSNRRPSCHSAARVSDLTVTGEATPAPMALASTSATASAAVLKNPFLGARRALANAASLGAAKPVTRRVVVVAAAVGKKSWIPAVKSDAEFINPSWLDGSLPGDFGFDPLGLGKDPAFLKWYREAELIHGRWAMAAVLGIFIGQAYSGVPWFEAGAQPGAVAPFSFGSLLGTQLLLMGWVESKRWVDFFNPDSQSVEWATPWSRTAENFANFTGEQGYPGGKFFDPLGLGGETKDGVYIPDTEKLERLKVAEIKHSRLAMLAMLIFYFEAGQGKTPLGALGL; encoded by the exons ATGGCGCCAGCTCCCCATTGGCCAGCGCTCTATCCATCCTACCACCCCAGGATTTCCCCGCCCACATCTTGTGGCTGCCGTGCGCCGCAACGCCACGATTTAACATCAAAACCGTCGTGGCATCCTGCAAATCCTGCGCGCTCCAACAGACGTCCTAGCTGCCACTCCGCCGCGCGCGTCAGCGACCTCACCGTCACCGGCGAAGCAACACCGGCACCCATGGCGCtcgcctccacctccgccaccGCCTCCGCGGCCGTGCTCAAGAACCCGTTCCTCGGCGCGAGGCGCGCGCTCGCTAATGCCGCCTCCCTCGGCGCCGCCAAGCCCGTGACGCGCCGCGTGGTGGTCGTCGCCGCGGCCGTCGGCAAGAAGTCGTGGATCCCCGCGGTCAAGAGCGATGCCGAGTTCATCAACCCGTCTTGGCTCGATGGCTC GCTCCCCGGTGACTTCGGCTTCGACCCGCTGGGGCTTGGCAAGGACCCGGCGTTCCTCAAGTGGTACAGGGAGGCCGAGCTGATCCACGGGCGGTGGGCGATGGCCGCGGTCCTGGGCATCTTCATCGGGCAGGCGTACAGCGGCGTGCCGTGGTTCGAGGCCGGGGCGCAGCCTGGCGCGGTGGCGCCCTTCTCCTTCGGGTCGCTCCTGGGCACCCAGCTGCTGCTCATGGGGTGGGTGGAGTCCAAGCGGTGGGTCGACTTCTTCAACCCGGACTCCCAGTCGGTGGAGTGGGCCACGCCGTGGTCGCGCACGGCCGAGAACTTCGCCAACTTCACCGGTGAGCAAGGGTACCCGGGCGGCAAGTTCTTCGACCCGCTCGGCCTCGGTGGCGAGACCAAGGACGGCGTCTACATCCCCGACACCGAGAAGCTCGAGCGGCTCAAGGTGGCCGAGATCAAGCACTCGCGCCTCGCCATGCTTGCCATGCTCATCTTCTACTTCGAGGCCGGACAGGGCAAGACGCCACTCGGCGCGCTCGGCCTATAA